The following are encoded together in the Pectobacterium wasabiae CFBP 3304 genome:
- the yefM gene encoding YoeB-YefM toxin-antitoxin system antitoxin YefM encodes MRTISYSEARQNLSATMMKTVEDRAPILITRQNGEACVLMSLEEYNSLEETAYLLRSPANAKRLMNAIEGLKAGNGEERDIIE; translated from the coding sequence ATGCGTACAATTAGCTACAGCGAAGCCCGACAAAATCTATCAGCAACCATGATGAAAACGGTCGAAGACCGTGCTCCCATTCTTATCACCCGACAGAATGGTGAAGCCTGTGTGCTGATGTCTCTGGAAGAGTATAACTCTCTAGAAGAAACCGCGTATTTACTGCGCTCGCCAGCGAATGCTAAAAGACTGATGAATGCAATCGAGGGCCTTAAGGCTGGTAATGGCGAAGAAAGAGATATCATTGAGTGA
- a CDS encoding dipeptide ABC transporter ATP-binding protein, whose amino-acid sequence MSLNTTPSHLSSDTPAKTPLLRVDSLSVTFPSPFGPIRSVKNLSFQVNAGEILALVGESGSGKSVTARTLVGLSGEGVDVQAKTIELKRHDGSRCDLRYLTDRDWRAIRGREIGFILQDALVSLDPLRKIGQEVAEPILTHRLLPRQQVAQRVADLLAQAGIPDPENRAAQYPHELSGGLRQRALIASALAAGPQLLIADEPTTALDATVQKQVLKVFTALAQAGHGVLLITHDLAVVADVADRVIVMQQGALVESGEARQILSAPTHPYTRKLLAAIPTASTRGKWLAGADPLQGSIAPSLTTDHINTDTIALTADRIAVSFKRPDGSRMQAVNQVSLQIKRGETLGIVGESGSGKTTLGKVILALQKPDSGDVRLADSAWSTLTERERRPLRARIQTITQDPLSSFDPQFTVAQILRQPLRLRRDLSEDEKQRRILTLLKYVGLTPDLLTRRPTALSGGQRQRVSIAQALASEPEILICDEPVSALDVTTQAQVLDLLVALQRQLGLTMLFISHDLGVVQHMSHRIAVMKDGDIVETGPVEQIFNQPQHPYTRLLLSTVAE is encoded by the coding sequence ATGAGCCTGAACACAACACCTTCTCACCTCTCTTCAGATACACCCGCGAAAACACCACTGCTGCGCGTAGACAGTTTGAGCGTTACGTTTCCCAGCCCCTTCGGTCCGATTCGTTCGGTTAAAAACCTCTCTTTTCAGGTCAATGCGGGAGAAATTCTGGCGTTGGTTGGCGAATCGGGTTCAGGGAAATCCGTCACCGCGCGCACGCTGGTGGGGTTATCCGGTGAAGGTGTCGATGTTCAGGCAAAGACGATTGAACTCAAGCGCCATGACGGCAGCCGGTGCGATTTACGCTATCTGACCGATCGCGATTGGCGGGCGATTCGCGGCCGCGAAATTGGTTTTATTTTGCAGGATGCACTGGTGTCTCTCGACCCGCTGCGCAAGATCGGGCAAGAAGTCGCCGAGCCGATTCTGACTCACCGCTTATTGCCTCGCCAGCAGGTTGCCCAACGCGTCGCCGACCTCCTGGCGCAGGCGGGCATCCCCGACCCAGAGAATCGGGCTGCACAGTACCCACATGAGCTTTCCGGCGGTCTGCGTCAACGTGCGTTGATCGCTTCCGCGTTGGCAGCGGGTCCACAGTTGCTGATTGCCGATGAACCGACCACCGCGCTGGATGCTACGGTGCAGAAGCAGGTGCTAAAAGTCTTCACCGCATTGGCGCAGGCAGGTCATGGTGTTTTGCTGATCACCCACGATCTTGCCGTCGTCGCTGACGTGGCGGATCGCGTCATCGTCATGCAGCAAGGAGCGCTGGTAGAAAGTGGTGAGGCACGGCAGATCCTGTCAGCGCCGACACATCCCTATACCCGCAAACTGCTGGCGGCGATCCCAACGGCCTCCACCCGTGGCAAATGGCTGGCCGGTGCCGATCCATTACAGGGCAGTATTGCGCCATCGCTGACAACGGATCACATCAATACCGACACGATAGCGCTGACAGCAGATCGGATTGCCGTGTCATTCAAGCGTCCAGACGGTAGCCGGATGCAGGCGGTGAATCAGGTTTCTCTCCAGATCAAACGCGGTGAAACACTGGGCATCGTCGGGGAATCCGGTTCAGGTAAAACCACGTTGGGGAAAGTCATTCTGGCGCTACAAAAGCCAGATAGCGGCGACGTCCGATTAGCAGACAGCGCCTGGAGCACACTGACTGAACGCGAGCGCCGACCGCTGCGCGCCCGTATTCAGACGATCACGCAGGATCCACTCAGCTCCTTCGATCCGCAATTTACCGTCGCCCAGATTTTGCGCCAGCCGCTGCGCTTGCGTCGCGATCTGAGCGAGGATGAGAAACAGCGCCGCATTCTGACACTGCTGAAATATGTCGGGCTAACACCCGACCTGCTAACCCGACGCCCGACAGCGTTATCTGGCGGGCAACGTCAGCGCGTTTCCATCGCACAGGCGCTGGCTTCGGAGCCAGAAATTCTGATCTGCGATGAGCCAGTATCGGCGTTGGATGTCACCACACAGGCACAAGTGCTGGATTTACTGGTCGCGTTGCAGCGCCAGTTAGGGCTGACAATGCTGTTCATCTCCCACGATTTGGGCGTCGTGCAGCACATGAGCCACCGTATCGCGGTGATGAAAGACGGGGATATTGTAGAAACTGGGCCAGTGGAGCAAATCTTCAACCAGCCGCAGCATCCTTACACGCGTTTATTGCTCTCAACGGTGGCGGAATAG
- a CDS encoding ABC transporter permease — translation MSSEPMPYTQTPSRKHYRSPWLSTATLLPAAIVFLLALAVFFPSLFTSRTADEMDMGAVFQSPNATYWFGTDQLGRDIFARIVHGTSLSLGIGVGAMLIACVGGVLFGTLSVLAPRRIRQVLVRLLDIMLAFPDLLLALLVIAVLGRGPENTMLAVGLAGIAGYARLIRSQVLQVRLSGYVEHAIALGEHPLYIVFRHIIPNTLRPLLIVATIGVGHAVLSASALSFLGLGVVPPTAEWGALLADGRNFLDIAPWVSLLPASVVALSVISITVLGRRLQAILAKGEAR, via the coding sequence ATGAGTAGTGAACCGATGCCCTACACGCAGACACCATCAAGAAAACATTACCGCAGCCCATGGCTGTCCACAGCGACGCTGCTGCCCGCCGCTATTGTTTTCCTGCTGGCGCTGGCGGTCTTTTTTCCGTCACTGTTTACCAGTCGCACCGCAGATGAAATGGATATGGGCGCGGTATTTCAGTCACCGAATGCCACCTATTGGTTCGGCACCGATCAGTTGGGACGCGACATTTTTGCCCGCATCGTTCACGGCACATCGCTGTCGCTAGGTATTGGCGTCGGGGCGATGCTCATCGCCTGCGTCGGCGGCGTACTGTTTGGTACGCTGTCGGTACTCGCCCCGCGGCGTATTCGTCAGGTTTTGGTGCGCCTGCTGGACATCATGCTGGCATTTCCCGATCTGCTGCTGGCGCTCTTGGTGATCGCCGTACTGGGGCGCGGGCCGGAAAACACCATGTTGGCCGTCGGCTTGGCAGGCATTGCTGGCTATGCCCGCCTGATTCGTTCTCAGGTACTGCAAGTCAGGTTATCCGGCTATGTTGAACATGCGATTGCGCTGGGCGAACACCCGTTATATATCGTCTTCCGCCATATCATCCCCAATACGCTGCGCCCGCTGTTGATTGTCGCCACCATTGGCGTCGGTCATGCCGTACTGTCCGCCTCGGCGCTAAGCTTTCTGGGGCTGGGCGTCGTCCCTCCTACCGCAGAATGGGGCGCGCTACTTGCCGACGGACGTAATTTCCTTGATATCGCACCGTGGGTCAGCTTGCTGCCCGCCAGCGTCGTCGCGCTGTCGGTGATTTCCATTACCGTGCTCGGTCGCCGTTTACAGGCTATTTTGGCAAAAGGAGAGGCCCGATGA
- a CDS encoding Txe/YoeB family addiction module toxin: MKLIWSEEAWEDHLYWQDIDKRIVKKINELIKETRRTPFEGKGKPEPLKHNLAGFWSRRITEEHRLVYAITDDAMMIAACRYHY, encoded by the coding sequence GTGAAGCTAATCTGGTCAGAAGAAGCATGGGAAGACCACCTGTACTGGCAGGATATCGATAAGCGGATAGTCAAAAAAATCAATGAATTAATAAAAGAAACGCGCAGAACGCCTTTTGAGGGAAAAGGAAAACCAGAGCCGCTTAAACATAATCTTGCTGGTTTCTGGTCACGCCGTATCACCGAAGAACATCGTCTGGTCTATGCCATCACCGATGACGCCATGATGATCGCTGCTTGCCGCTACCACTATTAA
- a CDS encoding helix-turn-helix domain-containing protein, producing MATAIRGLKLQTEDYFLTDKNAVMVAERHPQPVFPLHHHDFDELVIVWRGNGLHLWNDVPYRITRGDMFYVSAHDRHSYESVHELELDNILYIRNRLTLSADWQTLLPGGELPQSQRHWCLGSEGMDTIREKVDALTQECMKSDALSLQLSEALLLQIALLAARYRHSPDSPQLADAHQLDMLMNALRASIAAPFRFEAFCEQHHFSARTLRSRFKEQTGMSVPHYLRQLRLCKAMELLRYDLQTIGDVAALCGFEDSNYFSVVFHQAFGVSPSAYRQRFLNVE from the coding sequence ATGGCGACAGCAATACGGGGTTTGAAATTACAGACTGAAGACTATTTCCTCACTGACAAGAATGCCGTGATGGTTGCCGAGCGGCACCCACAGCCGGTGTTCCCGTTGCATCATCATGATTTTGACGAACTGGTCATTGTCTGGCGTGGCAATGGTCTGCACCTCTGGAACGATGTGCCTTACCGCATCACCCGCGGCGATATGTTCTATGTTTCCGCGCACGATCGCCACAGCTATGAATCCGTCCACGAGCTTGAGCTGGACAACATTCTCTATATCCGCAATCGTCTGACGTTATCCGCCGACTGGCAAACTTTACTGCCGGGCGGAGAGCTTCCACAAAGCCAGCGCCACTGGTGTTTAGGCTCGGAAGGCATGGATACCATCCGCGAAAAGGTGGATGCGCTGACGCAGGAGTGTATGAAATCGGATGCGCTGTCGCTGCAACTGAGTGAGGCGCTACTGTTGCAGATCGCGCTGTTGGCGGCGCGTTATCGCCATTCGCCGGATAGTCCACAGTTGGCGGACGCGCACCAGTTGGATATGTTGATGAATGCGCTACGCGCCAGCATTGCTGCCCCGTTTCGCTTTGAAGCCTTTTGCGAACAGCACCACTTCAGCGCTCGCACGTTACGCTCGCGCTTTAAAGAGCAAACCGGCATGAGCGTGCCGCATTACTTGCGCCAACTGAGGCTATGTAAGGCGATGGAGCTGTTGCGCTACGATCTGCAAACCATTGGCGATGTTGCCGCGCTGTGTGGCTTTGAAGACAGCAATTACTTTTCCGTGGTGTTCCATCAGGCGTTCGGCGTCTCGCCCAGCGCCTACCGCCAGCGCTTCCTGAATGTGGAGTGA
- a CDS encoding ABC transporter permease: MMSGLNVNLLALGKRLFTILAVLWGAATLTFIAVKLIPGDPVAILSGGENVVDAAYRAVLIKQFGLDQPLWVQYLRYCGQALQGDFGVSYLYRQPVGGVIADAMHQTLPLAFGGLVLALFLAIVSALLTAGRYGVLRSAVSWLELTLLSTPVYWIGIVLLSLFSFRLQWFPVTGNDSFMSLVLPVITLSLPIAAILSQVLRDGLEDALSQPFSLTVRTRGVSEIRLRFRHGLRHASLAASTLTGTLLASVLGGSVLTETVFGRAGIGQVTLSAIENRDMPLVLGVVMLSAFLFVVINLLVDALYLIIDPRLRKKASAHE, translated from the coding sequence ATGATGTCTGGATTAAACGTTAACCTGCTCGCGCTAGGCAAGCGTCTTTTCACCATTCTGGCTGTGCTCTGGGGCGCAGCCACATTGACGTTTATTGCCGTCAAACTGATCCCTGGCGATCCGGTTGCCATTCTCAGCGGCGGCGAAAACGTGGTGGATGCAGCCTATCGCGCGGTGCTCATTAAACAGTTTGGACTGGATCAACCGCTGTGGGTGCAATATCTGCGCTACTGTGGGCAGGCGCTACAGGGTGATTTTGGCGTCAGCTATCTCTATCGCCAACCTGTCGGTGGCGTCATCGCCGATGCCATGCATCAAACGCTGCCACTGGCATTCGGCGGTTTGGTATTGGCACTGTTCCTCGCTATCGTCAGTGCTTTACTCACCGCAGGTCGCTACGGCGTGTTACGCAGTGCCGTATCGTGGCTGGAACTGACGCTGCTTAGCACGCCGGTCTACTGGATCGGTATTGTGCTACTCAGCCTGTTCAGTTTTCGCCTGCAATGGTTCCCTGTCACCGGCAACGACAGTTTTATGTCGTTGGTATTACCGGTGATCACACTGAGCCTGCCGATTGCCGCTATTCTGAGTCAAGTACTGCGCGACGGTCTGGAAGATGCGTTATCCCAGCCGTTCTCGTTAACCGTTCGTACTCGTGGTGTCAGCGAAATCCGACTGCGTTTCCGCCACGGTTTACGCCATGCGTCACTGGCCGCTTCAACGCTGACCGGTACGTTACTGGCAAGCGTGCTCGGGGGTTCCGTGCTGACTGAAACCGTGTTTGGTCGCGCGGGTATCGGACAGGTCACGCTGAGCGCGATTGAAAACCGCGACATGCCGCTGGTGCTGGGTGTCGTTATGCTGTCCGCGTTCCTGTTCGTCGTCATAAATTTGCTGGTGGATGCGCTATACCTCATCATCGATCCCCGCTTACGCAAGAAGGCGAGCGCCCATGAGTAG
- the rhaS gene encoding HTH-type transcriptional activator RhaS, producing MTLLRGDDFFTSRAVTVAVEPRTPQTAFPEHYHDFWEIVLVEQGAGVHVFNDQPYALCSGTVFFVRDNDRHLFEDVEGLCLTNMLYRSPRGFRFLSDIAAFLPYGPNGEWQGQWQVNAAGMQQLKQSLNSLAELAQSDAPEAIAASESLFLQILVQLRQHCFQTQGNGSERQGVQALLGWLQNNYSEEVNWGGLADQFSLPLRTLHRQLKQHTGMTPQRYLNRLRLLEARRRLQQSDDSITTIAHACGFSDSNHFSTQFRKAFSQAPKSLRHQAFSREE from the coding sequence ATGACGTTACTTCGTGGTGATGATTTTTTTACTTCGCGTGCCGTGACGGTCGCGGTAGAGCCGCGTACCCCACAGACGGCCTTTCCTGAGCACTATCATGATTTCTGGGAAATTGTGCTGGTGGAACAGGGCGCTGGCGTCCATGTGTTTAACGATCAGCCCTACGCACTGTGTAGCGGGACGGTGTTCTTTGTTCGCGATAACGATCGACATCTGTTCGAAGATGTCGAAGGTCTGTGCCTGACCAACATGCTGTACCGTTCGCCGCGTGGGTTTCGCTTCCTGTCTGATATCGCCGCATTTTTGCCGTATGGTCCGAACGGCGAGTGGCAAGGGCAGTGGCAGGTGAATGCGGCAGGAATGCAACAGTTGAAGCAGTCGCTAAACAGTCTGGCGGAGCTGGCGCAGAGCGATGCGCCGGAAGCGATTGCCGCTAGCGAGAGCCTGTTTCTGCAAATTCTGGTGCAGTTGCGTCAGCACTGTTTCCAAACGCAGGGTAACGGTTCCGAGCGTCAGGGTGTGCAGGCGCTGTTGGGCTGGCTGCAAAACAACTACAGTGAAGAGGTTAACTGGGGCGGTCTGGCCGATCAATTCTCGCTGCCGCTGCGTACACTGCACCGTCAGCTAAAACAACATACGGGTATGACACCACAACGCTATCTGAATCGGTTAAGATTACTGGAGGCGCGTCGGCGGTTGCAGCAAAGTGATGACTCGATCACCACCATTGCGCACGCCTGTGGATTTAGCGACAGCAATCACTTCTCGACGCAATTCCGCAAGGCATTCTCGCAGGCGCCTAAGTCACTACGCCATCAGGCGTTTTCTCGTGAAGAGTAG
- the rhaB gene encoding rhamnulokinase produces the protein MAVKNIVAVDLGASSGRVMLATFHTATQHLTLKEIHRFNNTLVFQDGHHQWDLTALECDILTGLHQIDAMGLAPDSIGIDSWGVDYVLLDKNGQRVGLPYSYRDHRTDGVMAAVTAELSREAIYQRTGIQFLPFNTLYQLKALCDMPSDDLEQVEHLLMIPDYFHYRLTGQRVCEYTNASTTQLLNLEQKTWDGELLDYLGVPRRWLSNPVQPGHTVGNWIAPSGRQIPVTAVATHDTASAVVGAPLQNRDSAYLSSGTWSLMGIESDTPFNCPRALAANITNEGGVDGTYRVLKNIMGLWLLQRVCQERGIKDLAALIQSAAALPAFVSLINPNDDRFINPPSMHQAIRDYCREHGQPIPQSDAELTRCIFDSLALLYRQVVLELGELRHAPIRQLHIVGGGSQNAFLNQLCADVCQIPVLAGPVEASTLGNIGCQLMALGAVTDLTAFRHMLTHNFPLHRYTPRAESDFAGHWRRFQALSQPETAPQGKKETTQ, from the coding sequence ATGGCGGTGAAGAATATCGTGGCGGTGGATTTGGGCGCATCCAGCGGTCGGGTGATGCTAGCGACGTTCCATACCGCAACGCAGCATCTGACGCTGAAAGAAATTCACCGTTTCAACAACACGCTGGTTTTTCAGGACGGTCATCACCAGTGGGATCTGACTGCGCTGGAATGCGACATCCTTACCGGATTACACCAAATTGATGCGATGGGTCTCGCCCCCGATAGCATTGGGATCGACAGTTGGGGCGTGGACTATGTACTACTCGATAAAAATGGGCAGCGCGTCGGCCTACCCTATTCTTATCGCGACCACCGCACCGACGGCGTGATGGCTGCCGTCACCGCTGAACTGAGCCGTGAGGCCATTTATCAGCGTACTGGCATTCAGTTTCTGCCATTTAATACGCTGTACCAGCTCAAAGCGCTGTGCGACATGCCTTCCGACGATCTGGAGCAAGTAGAACATTTGCTGATGATCCCCGACTATTTTCACTATCGTCTCACGGGTCAACGGGTTTGCGAATACACCAACGCCAGCACAACCCAACTGCTTAATCTGGAGCAGAAAACCTGGGACGGAGAACTGCTGGACTATCTGGGCGTACCACGCCGCTGGTTGAGCAATCCGGTGCAGCCGGGGCACACGGTCGGAAACTGGATCGCACCGAGTGGACGCCAGATCCCCGTCACCGCCGTCGCAACGCACGATACCGCTAGTGCGGTAGTCGGTGCGCCGTTACAGAACCGTGATAGCGCCTACCTCAGCTCCGGCACCTGGTCGCTGATGGGCATCGAGAGCGACACCCCGTTTAACTGTCCGCGTGCGCTGGCAGCCAATATCACCAATGAAGGCGGCGTAGACGGCACTTATCGGGTGCTGAAAAACATCATGGGTCTGTGGCTGCTACAGCGCGTCTGTCAGGAGCGTGGCATCAAGGATTTAGCGGCGCTGATTCAGTCCGCCGCCGCCCTGCCCGCTTTCGTTAGCCTGATTAATCCTAATGACGATCGCTTTATCAATCCGCCGTCCATGCATCAGGCGATCCGTGACTATTGCCGTGAGCACGGCCAACCCATTCCCCAGAGCGATGCCGAACTGACACGCTGCATTTTCGACAGCCTCGCCTTGCTCTACCGGCAGGTCGTACTGGAATTGGGTGAGTTGCGTCACGCACCGATCCGCCAGTTGCATATTGTCGGCGGCGGCAGCCAGAACGCGTTTCTGAACCAACTGTGCGCGGATGTATGCCAGATCCCGGTTCTCGCCGGACCGGTCGAAGCTTCTACGCTTGGCAATATCGGCTGCCAACTGATGGCGCTAGGTGCCGTCACCGACCTGACCGCATTCCGTCACATGCTGACTCATAACTTCCCTCTGCATCGCTATACCCCGCGTGCGGAGAGTGATTTTGCCGGGCACTGGCGTCGCTTTCAGGCGCTCAGCCAGCCAGAAACCGCCCCACAGGGCAAAAAGGAGACTACGCAATGA